A window from Rhineura floridana isolate rRhiFlo1 chromosome 17, rRhiFlo1.hap2, whole genome shotgun sequence encodes these proteins:
- the LOC133371768 gene encoding salivary gland specific protein SAGSIN1 isoform X2 has product MQSLEDRRVMHLSYINMEKGDDLGHQQLHKNGLNEQNEILRLPNIHSLVNNSHMDNNHLQKEFFSLKIRNCALFKAVPLPHIGKKMPPHLSDTASGAASSKESLGLLFSPEKGTFEKLFKHFEGAAVIGWLQRAHNFIGDMGTWSYCGDNFVRFAHFWISELQYNQKQQLLELEMGVIEDEVRLAFEGSDSKEFQPSDLNSILAAVLSEYPVGLVNNQNPYVFLDYLNLMSSADTSGYKKMLSSIQYTTKNPQIAQWLLAIRAFALANLWHAIVKFYKALVKTQLSSEQPIKSSVSATRKQSSEVVKERCSFSVGILSATLINFIGICARAPLKSIDVVLQNSLVNCISRFPYIYTVGH; this is encoded by the exons ATGCAGAGTTTGGAGGATAGACGAGTGATGCATCTCTCTTATATTAATATGGAAAAGGGAGACGATTTAGGACACCAGCAGCTGCACAAAAATGGCCTAAATGAGCAGAATGAGATTCTTCGTCTTCCAAATATCCATTCATTAGTGAACAATTCTCACATGGATAATAATCATTTGCAAAAGGAGTTTTTCTCTCTTAAGATTAGGAACTGCGCTCTATTTAAAGCTGTTCCATTGCCTCATATTGGCAAAAAAATGCCACCACATCTGAGCGATACAGCAAGTGGAGCTGCATCCTCAAAGGAATCACTTGGTCTGCTCTTTTCTCCAGAAAAAGGTACATTTGAGAAGCTCTTTAAACACTTTGAAGGCGCTGCAGTGATAGGATGGCTGCAGAGAGCCCACAACTTCATTGGTGACATGGGCACATGGAGTTATTGTGGTGATAATTTTGTACGCTTTGCACACTTCTGGATATCTGAGCTCCAGTACAATCAAAAACAGCAACTGTTAGAACTGGAAATGGGGGTTATTGAGGATGAAGTACGCCTTGCATTTGAGGGATCAGACTCCAAGGAATTCCAGCCATCGGATTTGAATTCCATTCTTGCTGCTGTACTGAGTGAATATCCTGTGGGACTTGTGAACAACCAGAACCCATATGTTTTTCTTGACTACTTAAACCTTATGTCTTCAGCTGATACATCTGGATATAAGAAAATGCTTTCAAGTATACAGTACACAACCAAGAACCCTCAGATAGCTCAGTGGTTACTAGCTATACGAGCATTTGCGCTTGCAAATCTCTGGCATGCAATAGTGAAG ttctaTAAGGCATTGGTCAAAACCCAGCTCTCTTCTGAACAACCTATCAAGAGTTCTGTTTCTGCTACTAGAAAGCAATCCAGTGAAGTGGTTAAAGAAAG GTGCAGCTTCTCAGTTGGCATCCTATCCGCAACCTTAATTAATTTCATTGGAATTTGTGCAAGGGCCCCATTGAAATCTATTGATGTTGTTTTGCAGAACAGCTTAGTCAATTGCATTTCTAGGTTTCCCTATATATACACAGTGGGACATTGA
- the LOC133371768 gene encoding salivary gland specific protein SAGSIN1 isoform X3, producing MQSLEDRRVMHLSYINMEKGDDLGHQQLHKNGLNEQNEILRLPNIHSLVNNSHMDNNHLQKEFFSLKIRNCALFKAVPLPHIGKKMPPHLSDTASGAASSKESLGLLFSPEKGTFEKLFKHFEGAAVIGWLQRAHNFIGDMGTWSYCGDNFVRFAHFWISELQYNQKQQLLELEMGVIEDEVRLAFEGSDSKEFQPSDLNSILAAVLSEYPVGLVNNQNPYVFLDYLNLMSSADTSGYKKMLSSIQYTTKNPQIAQWLLAIRAFALANLWHAIVKSSTGCSVGICRCLGLSC from the coding sequence ATGCAGAGTTTGGAGGATAGACGAGTGATGCATCTCTCTTATATTAATATGGAAAAGGGAGACGATTTAGGACACCAGCAGCTGCACAAAAATGGCCTAAATGAGCAGAATGAGATTCTTCGTCTTCCAAATATCCATTCATTAGTGAACAATTCTCACATGGATAATAATCATTTGCAAAAGGAGTTTTTCTCTCTTAAGATTAGGAACTGCGCTCTATTTAAAGCTGTTCCATTGCCTCATATTGGCAAAAAAATGCCACCACATCTGAGCGATACAGCAAGTGGAGCTGCATCCTCAAAGGAATCACTTGGTCTGCTCTTTTCTCCAGAAAAAGGTACATTTGAGAAGCTCTTTAAACACTTTGAAGGCGCTGCAGTGATAGGATGGCTGCAGAGAGCCCACAACTTCATTGGTGACATGGGCACATGGAGTTATTGTGGTGATAATTTTGTACGCTTTGCACACTTCTGGATATCTGAGCTCCAGTACAATCAAAAACAGCAACTGTTAGAACTGGAAATGGGGGTTATTGAGGATGAAGTACGCCTTGCATTTGAGGGATCAGACTCCAAGGAATTCCAGCCATCGGATTTGAATTCCATTCTTGCTGCTGTACTGAGTGAATATCCTGTGGGACTTGTGAACAACCAGAACCCATATGTTTTTCTTGACTACTTAAACCTTATGTCTTCAGCTGATACATCTGGATATAAGAAAATGCTTTCAAGTATACAGTACACAACCAAGAACCCTCAGATAGCTCAGTGGTTACTAGCTATACGAGCATTTGCGCTTGCAAATCTCTGGCATGCAATAGTGAAG